Proteins encoded together in one Monomorium pharaonis isolate MP-MQ-018 chromosome 8, ASM1337386v2, whole genome shotgun sequence window:
- the LOC105828490 gene encoding uncharacterized protein LOC105828490 — protein sequence MLSVGQIDLSRDDNDLCLQKTRLGWIIIGSTTTHKPSKFSSCHLVNLEELLTRFWAIEGSNDDKPRSKEEAECEARFVDSVTRDKSGRYTVRLPFRKSDQNLGNSRPGASKRLIASERRLNADAALNTEYTRIFEEYLELGHMSPVTNTNDDGYYMPHHPVIKGSSHTTKVRIVFDASTTTSSGLSLNDMLMVGPTIQDKLFTHLIRFRSYKYVVTADIEKMYRQVLVHENDRRYQRVLWRRGGKIETFQLNTLTFGVSSSPFLAIRTIQKLAEDERASFPKAAEILKSHLYVDDLLTGANSIDECRNIRDQIIALLAAGGFSIRQWASNDARIINDLDTRSQHANFIFKIDSALKTLGISWNTREDKICYCAKPIEVAEKLTKRKLLSEIAKIFDPLGLLGPVILHTKRIMQDIWRSGLDWDESVPQSMHTEWQEFARQFDVINQFAVDRNLVIDENCGYQIHGFCDASNVGYGAAIYIRSEDRRDQVAVRLLCAKSRVAPLKTTTIPRLELCGALLLAQLVQEIPRAFSRAPNKIALWCDSTIVLHWIKTPSNVLKTFVANRVAEIQTLTDAGDWRHIRSENNPADALSRGQLPHNFMRNKTWLTGPSWLIEREHKWPCIAMRPIEIPEVKQNSCLATIVYDETILRAYSSYAKLLRIVAYCCRFLHSQKYSGPLCVEEIEVAETRVLRLLQSIGLPNEFKHVKNKAPESRRHKIDRLNPFIDGNGLIRVGGRISLSDASFDQRHPILLPSYHPVTDNIIRETHAKHYHAGIQMTLHLIRQKFWLLDGRNQVRKVIRTCHRCFRFSAVPNEYKMADLPQSRVREAVPFTKTGIDFCGPFYIKERKVRNRAKIKVYICVFICFTIKAIHLEVVSDLTTDGFIAALRRFVARRGMPEHIHSDNGTNFVGANNKLKEMYALLNSDTHKEHVAKFANDHRITWHFTPPYAPHFGGLWEASVKLFKHHFKRVVGDSLFTFEELNTLVVEIEGILNSRPITPSSSDPNDLLALTPAHYLIGRATMALPEARLTEIPTNRLSTWQHITKVR from the coding sequence ATGCTCTCCGTCGGACAAATCGATCTATCGCGCGATGACAATGATTTATGTCTGCAAAAGACGCGTTTAGGCTGGATAATTATTGGAAGCACGACCACTCACAAACCTTCGAAATTTTCGAGCTGTCACTTAGTTAATTTAGAAGAATTATTAACGCGGTTTTGGGCCATCGAAGGTAGTAATGACGATAAGCCAAGATCAAAAGAAGAAGCGGAGTGCGAGGCACGCTTCGTAGATTCCGTTACACGTGATAAATCGGGACGCTATACAGTCCGTTTGCCATTTCGGAAGAGCGATCAAAATTTAGGAAATTCGCGGCCCGGAGCGAGTAAACGTTTAATAGCTTCGGAACGCCGACTTAACGCGGACGCGGCGCTGAATACCGAATACACTCGCATATTCGAAGAATATTTAGAATTAGGACACATGTCGCCAGTAACGAATACAAACGATGACGGATACTACATGCCGCATCACCCGGTTATAAAAGGTTCCAGTCATACGACCAAGGTTAGAATCGTGTTCGATGCCTCAACCACCACGAGTAGCGGCCTTTCTTTGAACGATATGTTAATGGTCGGCCCCACCATACAGGACAAATTATTCACCCATTTAATCAGATTTCGCTCGTATAAATACGTTGTCACCGCGGACATAGAAAAAATGTACCGTCAAGTATTAGTACATGAAAATGATCGCCGGTATCAGCGAGTGCTCTGGCGTAGAGGAGGGAAAATCGAAACTTTTCAGCTCAATACCTTAACATTCGGAGTATCCTCGTCGCCATTTCTCGCCATACGTACGATTCAAAAACTCGCGGAGGACGAACGTGCATCTTTCCCTAAGGCGGCCGAAATCCTAAAGAGTCACTTATACGTCGACGACTTGCTAACCGGGGCTAATTCTATCGATGAATGTCGTAACATACGCGACCAAATTATCGCCCTACTCGCGGCTGGCGGGTTTTCAATAAGACAATGGGCCTCGAATGATGCGCGAATAATTAACGATTTAGATACACGATCACAACATgcgaatttcatttttaagatAGATTCCGCGTTAAAAACGTTGGGCATATCGTGGAATACGCGCGAAGATAAGATTTGCTATTGCGCTAAACCAATCGAAGTCGCGGAGAAGTTAACGAAACGAAAATTACTGTCGGAAATTGCCAAAATATTCGATCCGCTCGGTTTGCTCGGCCCAGTAATTCTTCATACAAAAAGGATAATGCAAGACATATGGCGGTCGGGGTTAGATTGGGACGAATCCGTTCCGCAGAGCATGCATACTGAATGGCAAGAGTTTGCGCGACAATTCGACGTAATTAATCAATTCGCCGTCGATCGTAATTTAGTCATAGATGAAAATTGCGGATATCAGATTCACGGATTTTGCGACGCGAGTAACGTCGGTTACGGAGCTGCTATTTACATACGATCTGAGGACCGTCGAGATCAAGTCGCCGTCCGACTATTATGCGCCAAATCACGGGTCGCTCCCTTGAAGACAACAACGATACCACGTCTCGAACTATGCGGCGCACTATTACTCGCTCAACTAGTACAAGAGATTCCTCGAGCCTTCTCAAGGGCCCCGAATAAAATCGCGCTCTGGTGCGATTCTACTATAGTTTTGCACTGGATAAAAACTCCATCTAACGTGCTTAAAACATTCGTCGCGAATCGGGTGGCCGAGATACAGACTCTCACCGACGCGGGCGATTGGCGTCACattagatctgaaaataatccGGCCGACGCCTTATCCAGGGGACAGTTGCCTCACAATTTCATGCGAAACAAAACCTGGCTGACGGGCCCGTCGTGGCTAATCGAACGCGAGCACAAGTGGCCTTGCATAGCGATGCGGCCAATCGAAATTCCGGAAGTCAAGCAAAACTCGTGTTTAGCTACAATAGTTTATGATGAGACTATTCTAAGGGCGTATTCGTCGTATGCGAAGTTATTAAGAATCGTGGCATACTGTTGTCGTTTTTTGCACTCACAGAAGTATTCCGGCCCGTTATGCGTAGAGGAAATCGAGGTGGCCGAAACGCGCGTGTTAAGGCTTTTACAATCGATTGGCCTTCCGAACGAGTtcaaacatgtaaaaaataaagcacCTGAGTCTCGCAGGCATAAAATCGATCGATTAAATCCATTCATAGACGGAAACGGCCTAATTCGAGTAGGGGGACGTATCAGTTTATCTGACGCATCATTCGACCAAAGGCATCCGATATTACTTCCGAGCTATCATCCAGTCACAGATAACATTATAAGAGAGACCCACGCGAAGCATTATCATGCGGGCATACAAATGACATTACATCTTATTCGACAAAAATTTTGGTTACTCGACGGACGTAATCAGGTGAGAAAAGTCATACGCACTTGCCATCGGTGCTTTCGTTTCTCCGCAGTTCCCAACGAATACAAAATGGCCGACCTCCCGCAGTCTCGTGTTCGCGAAGCGGTTCCTTTCACGAAAACGGGAATAGACTTTTGCGGCCCATTTTACATCAAAGAAAGAAAGGTTCGAAACAGAGCGAAAATTAAGGTCTACATCTGCGTGTTTATCTGTTTCACTATAAAGGCCATACACCTCGAGGTCGTAAGCGATTTAACCACTGACGGATTTATAGCGGCGTTGCGGCGTTTTGTAGCTAGACGAGGGATGCCGGAGCATATCCATTCGGACAATGGTACCAATTTTGTAGGCGCGAATaacaaattgaaagaaatgtaTGCCCTCCTAAATTCCGACACACATAAGGAACACGTGGCTAAATTCGCGAATGATCACCGAATCACATGGCACTTCACGCCACCATATGCTCCCCACTTCGGGGGATTGTGGGAGGCGTCGGTTAAACTCTTCAAACATCATTTTAAACGGGTGGTTGGAGACAGTTTGTTTACGTTCGAGGAGCTCAACACCCTTGTCGTAGAGATCGAGGGGATATTGAATTCCCGACCGATCACGCCTTCATCTTCGGATCCGAACGACTTACTGGCGTTAACGCCTGCGCACTATTTGATCGGTCGAGCGACCATGGCTCTGCCGGAAGCCCGACTGACGGAAATTCCCACCAACCGCCTGTCCACCTGGCAGCACATTACCAAGGTCCGCTAG
- the LOC118646853 gene encoding early endosome antigen 1-like gives MNRQLKEQEELVCNKLSKFKSDLLPINVTLKDKENLDLSNITDTPPSPKKYRVTEDLAQTKNKFMQDDNLVKALTKETNTRNEKEKCGNESPKKQLKHSKTFQMNCQLKEQEELVCNKLSNFKSDLLPMNAVTLKDKENLDLSNITDTPPSPKKYRVTEDLAQTKNKFMQDDNLVKALTEETNTRNEKEKCDNESQKLSRSKVIPKITCISKVHSLTECKEAFEKLIKENSKLRTEGDELINENKKLKSSRKELKKQIEEKESEIKKLRELNDGLQISFIQKTKESTKEYESKLEQLSNSRERLDYSQNYPAIGILRTSDDFRRVHIGRNQWVTEKQYSNLLNNSKTPSQCASNILTLVFSIEELTTSTKTGYESNKKLSKLRDLNKETKRLGKLKCPKLDEIKYGACEDYYIYWMKHIYKPNKEGKTLFLSDMLKFDIFAGRKIAEMKRPERKTSKLKSRKLVETESDDGKNSNEKHSDSDNEVICEAEINQYKIHSANKTEKPSTEIETNDKPNEYDTRKGVNKTTKETTKETTKETTSTNETDDAISDTNFDWTPTNSSASDVEDI, from the exons ATGAATCGTCAGTTAAAAGAACAAGAGGAACTagtctgtaataaattatcaaagttTAAGAGTGATTTATTGCCAATAAACGTTACATTAAAAGATAAG gaaaATTTAGATTTGTCAAACATTACTGATACACCGCCATCACCCAAAAAATATAGAGTAACAGAAGATTTagcacaaacaaaaaataaattcatgcaAGATGACAATCTAGTCAAAGCACTAACCAAAGAAACAAACACGAGAAACGAAAAGGAGAAGTGTGGTAATGAGTCCCCAAAAAAACAGTTAAAGCATTCAAAAACTTTTCAG ATGAATTGTCAATTAAAAGAACAAGAGGAACTagtctgtaataaattatcaaacttTAAGAGTGATTTATTGCCAATGAACGCagttacattaaaagataAG gaaaATTTAGATTTGTCAAACATTACTGATACACCGCCATCACCCAAAAAATATAGAGTAACAGAAGATTTagcacaaacaaaaaataaattcatgcaAGATGACAATCTAGTCAAAGCACTAACCGAAGAAACAAACACGAGAAACGAAAAGGAGAAGTGTGATAATGAGTCCCAAAAGCTGAGCAGATCTAAAGTTATTCCAAAG ataacatGTATTAGTAAGGTTCATTCGCTCACAGAATGTAAAGAAGctttcgaaaaattaataaaagaaaattctaagTTACGAACAGAAGGggatgaattaataaatgaaaacaaaaaattaaagagctcCAGAAAGGAACTAAAAAAgcaaatagaagaaaaagaatcggaaataaaaaaacttcgtGAATTAAATGACGGTTTGCAAATTAGTTTCATTCAAAAAACTAAGGAGTCTACTAAGGAGTATGAAT ctaAGTTAGAGCAACTTTCAAACTCAAGAGAACGGTTAGATTACTCTCAGAATTATCCAGCAATTGGAATTTTGCGTACTTCAGACGATTTCCGAAGg gtACACATTGGTAGAAACCAGTGGGTCACTGAAAAACAGTACAGtaatttactaaataattcaaaaacacCCAGTCAATGTGCTAGTAATATATTAACGCTAGTTTTCAGTATTGAAGAATTAACGACTAGCACAAAAACTGGATATGAAAGTAATAAGAAACTAAGTAAATTACGTGacttaaataaagaaacgaaGAGATTGGGTAAATTAAAATGCCCAAAATTGGACGAAATAAAATACGGTGCTTGTGAag attattatatatattggatgaaacatatttataaaccaaataaagaaggaaaaacattgtttttgtCAGATATgttgaaatttgatatttttgcgGGAAGAAAAATTGCAGAAATGAAAAGACCAGAGAGAAaaacatcaaaattaaaatcacgAAAACTTGTGGAAACTGAATCAGATGATGGAAAAAACTCGAATGAAAAGCATTCTGATTCTGATAATGAAGTAATTTGTGAAGCTGAAATTAATCagtataaaatacattccGCTAATAAGACTGAAAAACCCTCAACGgaaattgaaacaaatgacAAACCAAATGAATATGATACTAGAAAAGGAGTAAATAAAACTACTAAGGAGACTACTAAGGAGACTACTAAGGAGACTACTTCTACTAATGAGACAG ATGATGCAATAAGTGATACCAATTTTGATTGGACTCCAACTAATTCATCGGCTTCAGATGTTGAGGACATCTGA
- the LOC118646850 gene encoding uncharacterized protein LOC118646850, producing the protein MSDSSSCDSNSDNDINNAVPKKVKRRYKTGLYKDYETHFRDNLSWVTRSKWDSFTSYEHQLAFVPESSNFSNLNNEQNRDCCIRSENNCDMRMNNNEASSNNSTAIRSPEYKPDLNIEDTFEYNEIIHINNEDEDKENEDASSVEDNSEDDDKHMSESSSNGYDSDNNEFDSDDYDANISDDETNGSFDDNTIMFEKTNLTIRDIMTLIMGFSIRFRLSDLGRQKLIELIKLIAGPEFKDINISKYRLQQRFDPPDDKINYHYYCNSCNKEILYSISKLNFKNYIKTCSKCDTNNKITLKSTNYFTSINLTYQLKMLFESPYIKQEIFNFINSVTVNQCNVDSTKIMRDVNDSKLYNKINNRNTCYLTYNISTDGAPLTNSGKRGFYPLSVQPNFVSPISRFKQILLCGILTCTKEPTSDIAQLFFSTFIDEAKLLYENGIEVTNLKNESIIVKFCPLAYCVDSVCRPILQNRMQFNGYYGCSWCYHPGCYVKEVSGIRYPLRDIDPELRSHESHLKDIKTVTLSNKRQERGVKGNTALIQIPCIDIVWSFSFDYLHTILFGIEQQLYNKWTCPKSQSMFKLRNADVKAIEKRLLSITPTQDIHRLPRSRKEKLKGAEVKTWILVYSLPCLEDILHDTALKHYSLLVRILYTLLKTTITEEELVQCEYDALKFVGYYQVYYGVESMTFNVHILLHVVQSVRQTGPLWNNSTFPFEGNIFQLKQLINGPNKMDQQIARKHLQQLHFKTGNVNYSSNIIKNYCTDIFRHKNLSTYFYCGEDVVFTGASYSKKIDGQYCRVFKKCIYNGKVFHSIKYTKVKRTNDTMIQLKSGHFGRIIDIIEKENKCYLALSKIVTFSEDPFIVTHIKKIRTEDFQNYKIVPITDVLSKIISVNINNLEFLCKLPNTFEIQ; encoded by the exons ATGAGTGATTCGTCATCATGTGATTCTAATTctgataatgatataaataatgcagTTCCCAAAAAAGTAAAACGACGTTACAAAACAGGATTGTATAAAGATTATGAGACTCACTTCAGAGATAATTTATCTTGGGTTACTAGATCAAAGTGGGATTCTTTTACGAGTTATGAACATCAATTAGCTTTTGTGCcag aaagcaGTAATTTTTCTAACTTGAATAATGAGCAGAACCGTGATTGTTGTATTAGAAGTGAGAATAATTGTGACATGAgaatgaataataatgaagCTAGTAGTAATAATTCCACAGCGATTCGCTCTCCAGAATATAAACCTGACTTAAATATTGAAG ATACATTTGagtataatgaaattattcatataaacaaTGAAGACGAGgacaaagaaaatgaagaTGCCAGCAGTGTAGAAGACAATAGTGAAGATGATGACAAACATATGAGTGAGAGTAGTTCAAATGGCTATGATTCTGATAACAATGAATTTGATAGTGATGATTATGATGCGAATATCAGTGACGACGAGACTAATGGGTCATTTGATGATAATACTATAATGTTTGAGAAAACTAATTTAACTATTCGTGACATAATGACTTTGATAATGGGATTCTCAATTCGATTTAGACTGTCAGATTTAGGAAGACAAAAACTGAttgagttaataaaattaattgcaggACCCGAGttcaaagatataaatatttcaaagtataGATTACAACAAAGATTTGACCCACCagacgataaaataaattatcattattattgtaattcttgcaacaaagaaattttatattcaatatcaaaattaaattttaagaattatataaaaacatgttcaAAATgtgatacaaataataaaataacgttaaaatctACAAACTATTTTAcgtctattaatttaacatatcagttaaaaatgttatttgaatcTCCCTacattaaacaagaaatttttaattttattaactcagTGACAGTAAATCAGTGTAACGTTGATAGCACAAAGATTATGAGAGATGTTAATGACAGTaaattatacaacaaaattaacaatagaAATACCTGTTACTtaacttataatataagtaCCGATGGTGCACCACTGACAAACAGTGGAAAACGAGGCTTTTATCCACTTTCAGTACAACCAAATTTTGTATCACCTATCAGtagatttaaacaaattctaCTATGTGGAATACTAACTTGTACAAAAGAACCTACAAGTGACATagctcaattatttttttctaccttTATCGATGaagcaaaattattgtatgaaAATGGTATCGAagtaactaatttaaaaaatgaatcgattattgtaaaattttgtccatTAGCTTACTGTGTAGACTCTGTATGTCGaccaatcttgcaaaatagAATGCAATTTAATGGGTATTATGGTTGTAGCTGGTGTTACCATCCAGGATGTTATGTTAAAGAAGTTTCAGGTATTAGATATCCTTTACGAGATATCGATCCCGAATTAAGATCTCATGAAAGTCATTTAAAGGATATAAAAACTGTTACTTTATCAAATAAACGTCAAGAGAGAGGAGTAAAAGGAAATACTGCTTTAATTCAAATTCCATGTATAGATATCGTGTGGTCCTTTTCTTTTGACTATTTACATACTATCCTTTTTGGTATTGAGCAGCAGTTATACAATAAGTGGACATGCCCAAAATCACaatcaatgtttaaattaCGTAATGCGGATGTCAAAGCTATTGAAAAACGTCTGTTATCTATTACACCTACCCAGGATATACATCGACTTCCACGATCAcgaaaagaaaagttaaaaggTGCTGAAGTGAAAACATGGATATTAGTCTACAGTCTACCATGTTTGGAAGATATCCTTCATGATACAGCTCTTAAACATTATTCATTACTCGTCAGAATTTTGTacactttattaaaaacaacaatCACCGAAGAAGAATTAGTACAATGCGAATATGACGCCCTAAAGTTTGTTGGTTATTATCAGGTTTATTACGGAGTTGAAAGTATGACATTTaatgttcatattttattgcatgttGTACAATCAGTTAGGCAAACTGGTCCTCTTTGGAACAATTCGACTTTTCCGTTTgaaggaaatatttttcaattaaagcaATTGATAAATGGTCCTAACAAGATGGATCAGCAAATAGCGAGGAAACACTTACAACAATTACATTTCAAAACAGGAAATGTTAATTACtcgtcaaatattattaaaaattattgtactgATATATTTAggcataaaaatttgtcaacttatttttattgtggTGAAGATGTTGTTTTTACGGGAGCAAGCTACTCCAAGAAAATTGATGGACAATATTGccgtgtatttaaaaaatgtatttataacgGTAAAGTTTTccatagtataaaatatacaaaagtaaaaCGTACTAATGATACAatgatacaattaaaatcaGGACATTTTGGTCggataatagatattatagaaaaagaaaacaaatgcTATCTTGcactttcaaaaattgttacattttcaGAAGATCCTTTTATTGTAacgcacataaaaaaaattagaaccgaagattttcaaaattataaaattgttcctATTACAGATGtactttcaaaaataatttctgtaaacattaataatcttgaatttttatgcaaattaccaaatacttttgaaatacAATGA
- the LOC118646859 gene encoding uncharacterized protein LOC118646859, with amino-acid sequence MFFEYSRMSMLHFEKLLHLVQPRLIKRSKRALIPEERLLIALRYLVTGNSISFIAFSFRVGQSTVRNIIKEVCVVISNTLSSLYLTVPTEEEWKSITGGYWNTSLMEKTLQITL; translated from the exons ATGTTTTTTGAATACAGCAGAATGTCAATGCTGCATTTTGAAAAGTTATTACATCTTGTACAGCCTCGTCTTattaaaagaagtaaaagagCTCTTATTCCAGAAGAAAGACTTCTTATTGCGCTGAG atatcTTGTAACCGGGAATTCAATAAGTTTCATTGCTTTTTCTTTTCGAGTTGGTCAATCTAcagtaagaaatataataaaagaagtcTGCGTTGTAATTTCTAACACTCTAAGTTCTTTGTATTTGACGGTTCCAACAGAAGAAGAGTGGAAATCGATTACTGGTGGATATTGGAACACATCCCTTATGGAAAAAACACTACAAAtaacactttaa